In the genome of Podospora pseudocomata strain CBS 415.72m chromosome 7, whole genome shotgun sequence, the window CTTGCTTTGAAATCCTTGTTATTATTACACTATCATTGTTCAACGTACCACTAACAGATCAGAGATAACGACACGTCAGGCGTAACGGAAGCACGTCATGAGTAAAAGAATAGAGAAAATTACCATGAATAAAAAGGCTTAAAGATGCTTGAGAACCCACTGGGATGTCAAATAGACTTTTAGTCATACAATAGCCCTTGAAAGATGGCCTAAGGCTTTCAGCATTTCCCATCAGCATTTCTACAACATGATGGCTTTCATTGTGCCGAACGTTTCAGATTTTCTAGACTTCAACTACAACCACATCAAACGGATGCATATATCATACACCAAGAATATCTTCTTGAAGCGGGATCGTCGGCCCGACTCAGTTCACCGGCAGGCAAGACAATACACCCCTAGACGCGCTTCTGCCAGAGTTTTGCCTCATAGTGTCGTATTGACAGGAGAAAGGTGCACCTGTAGCATAGGACCTGCATACCGGTCCTTCCCTTCCATCAATCAGTGAACAGTGGTCCTGATCTTCTCAAGTCCTGGTTCGGTCGCTTGTTCACCGAGTCGCTCGCTTACTGTTCTCATCCCGTCCCTCCGATTCGTAGAAGTCTTCAACTAGACCTCGCCTACTCGTCGGCTCCATCTGCTGCAGCACTCCAAAGCTCTTCACCCGTAATGACAGGATCTTCCGGAGTAAATGCGCTTTCCCAAGGAAAGATCATCCTTTTCCCGCTGCACACCACTCGAGCGTCATGGTGGCCAAGAAAATAGTACACGGAGCCAAAGGTGATCTGCCGGCcattcccctccatcccattTTGGTCTTTAGTCTAGGTTCTCGGTCGGTTGACCATCCATCGACCTCCTCGCATGGTTTCAGGAGGTGTACCCTCACTGCAGAAACAGACAGCACACAACCAGATATGTTAAAAGCAGATTCTGCACTGCACTTACCATTGCATGCCAATCTCCTTTTTTCCACATGAAACCTTTGCCTGCCAAAAAGTAAAAAACCTGGAAATTCCAGTCTTCTTCAATGGTTCTTTTTCAGCCACACCCAGAGAACTCGATCTTCATATGTCATCACCCGCTTACTTACCCAATGCAACTCTTGATAATGCATATCTTTTTTTCCTGCAAAGTCAGCACTTAATGGATATGTTCCAGTCTTGGAAGCACAGGATACGGTAATGATCATCACTACCATCTCACCTCACCCGCCCACCCGGGTCGCATCAACCGCGGCCTGATTCTCGTGTGACCGACTCGGTATCTCCCGCAAAGAAATCTGACAGTCCGCGCCGCAACAGTCTACTGTGCTTTGCGGGGTAAGAAAAGAGGTTGGGATTCGCGATGGATGGATCGATCCCAGCAGCTCATCAGGGTTCTCACTCAGCAGGCATCTTGCTAATCTCAGGGGTCAATCGTCAGTTCATATCAGGAAAATCCATCGACAATCATTTGAGCAAGGGGAACCTGCAATGACCCCTGGCACCAGACCTCCGGTGCGCTTTCCATGCCGTCTCCGAGACCCGGGGAGTGGCTCTATCTATGACAATGCCATTTATTCGCTTTCGCCTCTGCATTCACATTACGTTACATTTTTCCATGTCACAAGTGGATCTTGAACGCCAGTCATCACCGTTGCATTTCTTCAAGTGTTTTTTTTCCCATGAAGCAAAAGAAATGAGAAGCCTGCTGCATAGCTGTATCAACATGTGCTCATACTTTTGCTGATTCGTCCAAAAGAGCGGGTATCACCATGTGAATGTATCTAAACGACAGGACTAGTAGGTATAAAgtgtgtatgtgtatgtgGTATCCAGAAAGAACCAGAAATTGCGTGGCCTTCATGTATTTATATCCACCCTCAAAATAgtaaaagaagagaaaagaaaaaaaatcaacTTTTTAGTAAGAGTAGCGGAACCCcttgttctccttgtccGTCATGCGGGTCCACACTTCGGGCGACATGAAGGCGTCCTCATTCTCGTTGTCGGCGCGGTTATTTCGCTTCTTGTTTTGCCAGACATAGTAAAGGAAGAGGACAAAGGTGACGAGCGCGCAGCCGGCCTGGGTACCCATGACGGCGAGCTTGGCAGGGCGGTAGTCGGGGGCATCACGAGCCTGGAAGGTCTGGGGGCCGATGATGTTGCCGAGGGAGAAGGACCCGCTGATGATGGCGGCAGCGAAGGCGCGCTTGGTCGCACCGGCAATGTTGGCGACAGTCCAGTTGTagaagatggcgaggggggcCACAACGGCGTTGACGAGGTAGATACCGGCCAGGATACCGTTGGTGTTGTCCTTGGGTAAGAAACTCATGAGTCCGCCCCCCACAATGGCTGGGAGAATGCAGATGATAATCCAGGCCCAGCGGTGGGACTGGAAACGGATGCCCCATCCGACCAGcagggtgaagaagatgctCACGACACCAGAAGGTGTGTTCATAAGGGCAGCCTTCTTGGAGTCATAGCCGGGAAGGTTGCGGATGAGAGTGGCCGAATAAGTGGTGACAACACCGCTGGAGACGGAGAGCTAAGAAAATGTTAGCAACTCTTCACCGCAACCTAAGCACAGTAGCGAGGTATGGCTTACCAAGATGACAgcgaggagcaggagataCACCTGGGGATCAGTCAAGGCTTCCAAGATTTCCTTTCCGCGGAACTTGCGGTTCTCAACACCAGTCTGGTTGACACTGACGTGCTTCAACAGGGCAACCTTCTCATTGTCAGACATCCACTTAGCCTGCATAGGGGTGTCAGGAAGAAAGATGATGACGCAagagccgacgacgacggtgaCCAGACCGAGAGTCAAAAACATGGTGCGCCATCCAGAGAGACGAGCGTCGGGGCCCATGTGCTGGAAGCCAAACGACACAAGACCACCGATGATCTGACCGAGACCCAGACCAAGATACcagaaggagaagcgcgGCGCAGACTCGGATTTAGTGTACCACATACTGCTGATAATCATCAAACTTGGTGCAATCGTTGCCTCGAAGATACCCAGGAAGATGCGGGAGACAAGGAGAGTCTGATAGTTGGTGGCCGCGGCACCGCAGGCGGTAGCGGTACCCCAGAGGATCACATTGAGGCCGAGCCATTTTGCGGCAGGAACGGCTTGAAGGAACCAAACTGTAAAGTCGTGCTGTTAGTTGTGAAAGATGCAGCAGTTGTGATGCCTTGTGAGTAGGACAAGATGCAAGGGCTGCTTACTGTTGGGAATCTCGAAGCAAAGTAAAGCGACAAACAGAAAAGTTGCTGTGTTACTGAAGTCATTCCCTCCCATATTGAGGTCTTTTTGCAATCCCATTACGTTGGCGTACTTGAGGTAGTTAGCTGGCTGCATGTGGTGACTTGTGGGGTGATGCCGTGCGTCGTGGGCCGCGGCACAAACATCAACACGTGTGGGGGCATGAAAACGTACATTGAGAATGACCTTGTCCAGAAACTGGAGGGTATAGCACAAGAACATCAAGGGGACGATGCGGAAGTCGATTCTTCTTCGCAGGGCCGCGAGGTCCACGTACTCGCCGGTGTCATTGGCATTGTCTCTGTGTTGTTCGAGGAACTTCCAGGcgagatcaacaccaccaccgttggAGGCGGCATCCGAGTCGACAGAACGAACGACCTCGGGACCGTGCTCCTTGACGTCCTTGGTGGAACTCTTGGAGTCCTTGATGCTGCCCTTCTCTGAGGACGACATGGTGGATGAGTGtgtgagagggagagaaagggaaGTGATGAGCAATCTGGCAGAGACAGAAGGCTCGAGGAAGAatgcaagaagaagggggggaagcgGGAGGGATCGGCCTAGCGGGACCGAGAGGGTGCCACTGTGCAGTGCCGAAGAGGAAAGGGTGAGGGCGGGATTTCTTCAGGAAGGAGAGAAGATCAACCGCTGAAAATGAAACATGGCAcgctctctctccctctcactCTGGAGCGAGGTGCGATGTCTTTAAAAACGGCATGTTCGCCATGCAGTTGGTTCCCCCCGGTGCTGCTCCAACATATTGGACATGGGGACCGACATTGCAGGACGAGACGTCTGGATGCAGCTGATTCGATAGAGGCTTCGAAATGGGAAATAGCTGCAACAGTAACACGCACAGTGTCTCCTGTGGGGGTCAATGTATGCGGAATCTGGAGCGGAACAAGGGGTGTTTACCCTGGCGCCACCGCCAAGAGGGGTGCTCTCTGCTGGACGGAACACCTCCCCGGCTGCATCTCGAGCCAGTGCCGAGACGGCACAGCAAGAGATATTTGCTCTGCAACCTCTGCGACCCCGACACAGCGGCTGCCAGGTTACATCGCTACCATCAAACTATGTCAACCACACCCAATCACCCCATGCTGTATCTACAGAAGAGAAGTTCCTgcagaccaccaccaccctggcCTCCAGAAATACACTGGAAACACCGACGGACCTTTTGCGACCTGCATATTGTTCGCAGGGGAATCCAGGACGCGAACTCggccggggagggtgggcTACCATTGGGATTTCTATTGCCTTCAGCCTGCAGTCATCAGGAGCGGCCGTCAATGCAGTTGACATTCaagcaagggcaagggcaggCAGGGCCTGGTCGtggtctctctctctcagaCTCCCTCGCAACTTGGATGACAGGGAGGGAGTGCGTGTTTCGATGCAAGGGACACACTCTCCGGAGGCATcgaaccttcttctccgtctcGGATGTTCTTATCATGCTCTCCCACGGTTCCCACGCTGACCCCTGAGATGACGAGATGATGCTTTATGGTCGCGAGACGGTTGACCGTTGTTGATGGCTGTACCGTTGACCAGAGGCACCGAGAAGACAACGACGGTGTAACCTTGGGTGTTTCTGGCAGCCCATGGGGATGTGAGGGGGTTTTTTCGATTGACCTTTAAACATAATCGATCTTGCTCCTCGATGGGGAATCTCACGGCTGATCTCCCGTCGGACCCTTCACTTCTCGCTATCCTCATTCCAGCAGCTTGAGCTGCCGATCAGTCTGCCTCACTTCGCCAgactccccaaactccccccgGTTCCGCTGTTCTTTCACCCGTTCGTTCCCCAGCGTCATTGGGAAAAGCAACCGCCGTCAAGTAGACACTGGCTGTCGTACAAAATGGTTTGGGTCGACAACGCAACACCGGAGGTGGACGCCATTTCCCAGTGGAGGACCATCGTCACCATCTGCGCCGTCCTCTCGTTTTTCTCCGTCGTTATTGTCTCAGCCCGGTTATGGATTCGCGACAAAAACCATGGCCTCGCCGCCGATGACTGGATGTCAGCCATTTCCATGGTGTTTGGACTGCTTTATTCGATCCTCTGCATCGTCCGTACGTGGTGCTTTCCCACTGCCCCTTGAGCTTCATGTGAGACCGAGACTGACTCGTATGGCTTGCGTATAGAAACGAGATATGGCCTCGGGTTACCGATCGCTCTCCGCCCCAAAGAGAACCTGCTTCCCTACAGCCGCAGCAACTTTGCTGGTCGCCCCATCTATCAGATGGGCATCAGCTTCTTCAAAGTGGCCTTGTTGATCAGTTATCTCCGACTTTTCAAGGGCACAAACCACCTCTGGTACCGAAGGGTTGTCTGGATCGCCATGTTCTTTGTCGTGGCCGGCCACTTGGGATGCTCGCTCACGCTGATCTTTGCATGCAACCCCGTTCACAAATCATGGGATCCCAGGGTCGACGGAAAATGCCTGGCGCCAGGACCGTCATTCACAGCCTATGCCATCGTCACGATTATTTCTGATGTCATCGTCGCCATCATTCCTATCCCtgtgctcctccagctcaagGTCAGCAGGGGCAAGAAAATCGgtctcatcgtcatcttcttgcTCGGCCTCTTTACCACGCTTTGCTCCGTCTTCCGGTACATGCAAATCGACAATATCCAAAACGGGGATGGTAATTCTACCATGCTCATTGTCTGGGGGGTCATTGAGTTCAACGTGGGCAACATGGTTTCTTCTCTCCCTTTCCTGGCGCCTATCTTCCTCCGAAAGGCCAAGGAGTACACCAGCAAGTACTCTGGTGGCAGTGGCAATGGTTACCCCAGCGCCGGGGGCAGCAATGGCCGCAAGTTGGGCGGCGGCAAGTCTGGCAGCGATGCCTACAAACTCAGCAACATTTCGAGTGGGTTGGGTCGCAAGGGCACTTTCATCTCATCCAAAGGACATCCCGGTCATAGTATGGGCAGCGAGGAGAACATCCTCAAGGACAGCCCCGATGGATCCATCATGAAGAGTGTCACCTACAGTGTGCATGTCGATGAGAGTGAGCGACGCACTCAACGTGGGGACAGAGACTAATTTGGGATATTCGAGCTTTGGTGGAGTCACAACCATCAACTAGATCTAGATGACGCTGAGACGACGCGGGATAGGGTTGGAAAACTAGGTAGGCGTCAGGGAGCGAAACCTTTGCTTCTGGGAACTTTTGGACATGACTTTTGGGACTGCGGATACCAGAAAAAACAGACTTGTATTTTTTATTCGACTTATGAGCGATGTATTTTTACACAACTAAGATATGGCACAGGGCTCAGAAAGAGACCCTTTGCACACCGATCAATGAAAACTTCAAATTGTGACTTTGTATCCTGGACCGACCGTAACCGGGTTTCACATGCCACGCGCGTTTTTCAAACACACCTGGGTACTTCAAAACCTCCAGCATTGCTTGTTTAACGCACCAGGTTGATTGTAACATTGACCAATGTCATTAATATCATTATCGGTCATCTTTCAAGGAGGACTCTACCTCGACTTGTACAACCTCAAACACCACATAGACtctgcaaaaaaaaaaaaaaaaaaaaaccaccaaaaaaaaccgaaaaaaaaaacgaaaaaaaaaaaagaaaaacaaaagaaaacccaaaataaagaaaaaagaatTTACCTTCGAAACAAACATCTGACACCTTCATCCATGCGATCCAATCACGATCTCGTACCTGCCATTCTTCAAGATTCGACATCGCCCCCCTATCCTTGTTCTTACACCAAAAAACTCCACCACTGCACTTCCCGCCTCTCCCCGCGCGATTTTTCcactccacctccccttttctCATTTGCCCCCCTCCGAAACGTTTCGTATCCACAGAGTCCACATTCAACGTCAACACGAACCACAGCTTAATTCAACGCAGCAGTCAGTCGCAAGCAAAGCCCAGGTTGTCAAAATTGCTACTGTAGCAGTGACATATCaggatttttttttgggaatTTTTTTACAGGTTGGATTTCGGTGTTGTGGAAACTGCAACTGTGACACCCACcatttgtttttttttcttttcttttcttttgttttacTTGTGCTATGCAATGTACGAGGCGACATCCAACTCAGCGGAGTGTGCTGTTCTAGACAATCAACTTCATGGTTCCCTCATCAAACCCCACGTTCATCGCCCTCTTGCTGAGAAGTGGACTCGCCGGCCCAATCTTTTCCCATTCGTGAGCATCCAGGCAGGCCTGTCTCGAAGCAAGTACGGCGGGTCTCGTTCTCGCCACCGCTTTGTCTTCGTAGCCGTCAAGTGCAACCCTCATGTCTGTCGGGGATCCATCGAGGTGGGGGATGACAGTGTCGACAAACTCTTTGACGTCAATGATGGCGTGGTTggcgccttctcctctgtCTGTTTATTGTCAGCTAGGGTGGATGAGATAGGGGTGGGAAGAGCAACATACACATGGCCATCGGGTGAAGAGCATCTCCCATCAGGACAACCTTGCCAGTCGTCCGAAGGTCCTTTGGGGGAGGCCAGTCGTACAAGTCCAGGCATTTCACCTCGGTCGTCTGCTCAGGGATTGTCATGGCGAGGGACCGGAACGGCTCGGCCCATGTTGACGCAAAAGCCTTGATCAACTTGATGCTGTCAAGATTCGTCTCTGGATATGTGATCGGGGCGGCAGAGTTGAAGAAATTGTCCCGAACAGGCCATGAGACGACAATCTGGCAGGTGTAGGTGTCCCTGCCTGTGCCGTTTCCAGGGGCATCGAGTGCTTTGGTACCTGTTGTTAGCTTTGTGTGACACCACTCTCAGGgtcaaaaaaaaaggggcacTCACTGCTAAAGTAAACAAACGTATCATTCTCTGACGCGGCTCCCTGGAGGAAATACGGATCGAGCTTTCTCAGCGGCTCGATCTCTCCAGGCGTGCACTCAACCTTGACACCCATCAACCGGACCGGAATCTTGAACTTTTCGCTGTCGGGGAACAGCACCTGTCTCAGCCGTGAACTCCCGCCATCACAAGCAACAACCAAACTTCCCTCCTCCGACACTGTCCCATCCTCAAAATGAACTCTCACCGAACCGTCCTGCTCATCCGTTTCGAACTTGCCGGTAGCGCCCTTTCCGAATTGGATATCCAACCCAGTGGCCAGTAACCGTCGAAACTTATCCCTGCTCACTCTGATACGCTGAGACTCATCCGCGTTTGGGGTGGAGGCCTTCAGCTCACCAGTGCTGAGGTCGTAAAAGGGAAACGTCGAAGGCCGCCCTTCTTCCACGGCGGACCGGTCGACATAGGCCTCTGGGAGACGGGAGACAAGATCGTCAGGAAGAAGAGACCGGACAGCGGGCAGTGACCAATGAAGGGTGAGGCCCCAGCCGAGACCGCGGGTGTCCAAGTCCGAGTCGCGCTCGTAGAGGCGGAAGGGGATGGACGACTTGCGGAGGTGCTGGGCCAGGAGGAGGCCGCTTATCCCCGAGCCCACGATCAGGATGGGTTTCTGGTTGGTGCTGTCCATGTTTGCTCTGGTTGGTGGCTTTCGATAACAATCTCGCCGTCCCTTGGAAGGAAACTAATAACTGCTATGTTCGTGTTCCTCCCTTGCCTTGATATCTCCCCACGAAATGATATGCCAATATTCCCAAGTGGTCAACCTGGCGTTATCATCATTCCCGTAGATCCGGTATCCTAGCACAGACTGGCGCGTGTGTGTGCAGCGTGGTGATGGCCCAATATTCAACTGTGCTATctgtgaaggtggtggtcatTGGACCCTGGAGTGGTGCCATGGGTGTCAAGGGTTCTGGTGTTGTACTGGAATGGAATGCTTGGAAAGGGCGCAGGATTGATCCCCCCGCCGGGCCTTTCCGACCCATGgttgctcctcccccacgaTGCGACGCTGATGAGATTCAGTTGGACTAGCCGTGGGGACGAGGGGACTAAACACACCCCTGGCCTTGTCCTGCGTGAATCCATGTCCAATTATCTTTTTCGGACTCGCCCCGATGCGTGGAGCTAGCAGCCAACACGCGCATTTTGCTGATAAACGATACGAAAAATCGACAGGTTTTCTGCAATGAAAGTACAGAAGCTGCAGATAGAGGCCCCCATCTCCAATCAGGTCTGCAGTTGCATTGCAGTGACCAACATGAATCAGCTAGCAGCCCTTCGTGGTTGCACGGAACCGAACTGCTGGGATCGAGATCCGTCTTTTCTTGCTGTCGTTTGTTCTTGCTTGAGacccctctctctttcttttttcttcttctttttgttgctttttcttttcgttacctcatgttggtgatgtgataATTCTTGCGGGGGAAGAAGCTGGGCTGGGACATCAATGGTATGATGTGGAAATCCTATGGTTTGATATCACACGATGTCGATGGTTTGTGGAAAAAAGATGAAAACGCACGAAGCGAAGTTTGTTGAGCTACTGACGCCTCTGCCGGCGCCTGGagtgaggtggtggcagccCTAGTTTAGATGCCGCTCTCCCGAGGAGCGTTTTTAGCTGGGCACGGCTAAAAATGCTTGACCAACCTCCGTTGTCGGTGATTTCTCTGGTTTCCATGACTGCAACATCAGAAATTTCCATGCTACTACCTATTGTACATCTCATCAACCCGTTACATACTTCAAACTTGGTTGTTCCTTGGCCTTTTACAGTAGCTATATGCTTGACCGGGCTTTATCAGGAGAATCCTCCCCAGCTCTCAACCACGGGCAACCCGGTGATTATTCTACTTTTCAGATACTGGTAGCCTCTGTCCGCTCGGACCCTTCCCTCCGAGGTGGCTACTAGAACGGCTAGAACACAGCTCTAGCGACCCCTGTGGCTGATCCCGCGACGTACCCACTCAGTAAAGGAAACGTCAGCAAGCCACCCCCGGAAAGCTCCCCCGGTCGCTGCCCTACAGTCAAATATTGACCGAGGTGACACTGTGCTCGATGCCTGCAGACATTGCTCCGTCAGGCCATTCCTGCTCAAGAAATTGTCAGGTTGCAGCTTTCTCTCGATTTGGCCGGGCCAGAAGCCCAAGAGGGTGTCCAGTTGTTCCTCTGCGATTACCAGGGTCTTTTCCAGAAGTTCTCGAGACCGGAGTGTGGCAGGGGCAGTCAGGTCTTTGGACATATTGAGCAAAATCCTGGCTTTCGTGGGCAACCTACGGAGTACATACCTCGGTGAATCCCCGTCCTTGCTTACCTCGGCCACCAAAATTCCCGGTTCCAGTCCGCTCcgttccacctcctctcccaacagCTTCCGGTTGCGGCACCGCGAGCCGGTTTCCAGTGTATTGCTCCCGCGCAGGCCGCGGCAAACCAGGTGCATGAACCGGGACGGCATTCAAGAACTTCCCTCTGAAACAACCCTTCCCTGATGATAGGTACTTTGTGTATGCGCATAATTCGCCCACCGGGGGTGCCCTGCCTTCCAATGCAGACAACGCACAAAGTGAGACGCCACAACAAGCCCATCGCCAATCTTTGGGCACAGTCATCAGAACGGTTTAGCTCCACGTCTGGACTATGTGCGAGCtgaataggtaggtagacaAACTACGAATACGATGAGTAGAATTGGACTTGGGAAAGATGGGAAAGTTTGCGAGTGAGTGACCCCCACGCTCAATACCTTACTGATAGCAGCAGCGAAAGCCGGTATTTATTGGTGGTAATCTCGGCCATCATCTTTGGAGGATTGCAGACACCTGGATGTGTGGCTTGCGGGGAAATCGCTAGCTAGAATCACATTCTGAtcgagatgatgttgacacCCAAGACACCTACCTCGAAATATGCAATGCTTCTCAACTGTCACACCGAGAAACAGAGCTTGCAGGCGGTGTGTCGAGTGTATGCACTTTGTTATCATCCAAAGGTGAAGACGTTCCTTTAAACTCAGGAGGCTGACCAGTACCAAAACAGCCCACGGCATCATTGTggcacatacacacacatcacTCTCTTGGATTTTTGTGTCTCTGATGCATATGTGAGGCGTGAATTATTAGTGTCGAACGGGGATGTCCCCTCGCTCTTGGTCCCTCTTTATCGGGACCTGTTTccgagaaaggggggttgttgtgccGCAAGGTCTTTTGGTATGCATCGTTTCCATTGACTCTGTGCCCTCTGAACTACCGAAAGGGTGGTCTCAAGTTGTATCCAGCCTGAGCTTGACGGACCTGGTGGTTCCAACGGTCATTGAAAAATGCTCGACATAATGGCATTGGTGTGAGGTATCCGAATATACATCTCCATTTCCCCTAATCAACCCAACATCGTCCCAACTCCATGAAAGCACGAAGAGCACATGTTCTTCATATTGGAACACCGGAGCCAATTTACTGTGTGGTCTGATGCTAGGCTCTCAGTTGCAGCAGGCCCTTCCTTCAGAAATTTGCATCTTGCTCGCTCAACTTGCTCAACTGCCTAGTTTCGGAGATTGCCTCGTCAATCTTTGCCATGATCCAAGACTTGTTTGTATCCTGTGATAAATTGGCCGCAAGATCTTGTAGGTCCGATAGTATTGGGATGATCCGCTTCTCGGCGTGCTCTCTAAAGCTCTGTTCGATCTCAAAGTCTTCAATAACGGGCTGATAACCTGCAACATGAGAGGGTCAGTCTCCATCGAGGGAATCAGTGTGGGGACAGTACATACTCGGCGGCGGGATGTTGTAGTTTGGGTCTTCAGGAAAGAGAATATTCCACAGAGTCTGCCACGTCATTGTTTCTGATGCCATGTGCTCCTTGAGACTCCAGGCCTGCTCAAAGCCCACTCCATCTTCAAAACTAAACTGGCGCTCTGAAACTACCTGGCACATTTCTTCTGGCGGTAACTGTGCATGTGTCTCAAGCAATCCCCGACTGGTAAAAAAGACGTGACATCTTGGACAGCGGTGCTCCTGAGAGTGCATCTGTAACACATGGTCGCTATTGTAGAGCTGTCAGCCTTTGGTGGGTAATGTGGCAATCATACCTAGCAACAATACTTACACAACTAGCCTGATACTATTGAATCCGTCAATAGCACAGAATTGGTAATCTCTGATATTGAACCTATGAGGATTTCGCTTTCGAAAGGGGCATGCGTAGAACACGGTCGTTCCAACTCCGTGAAGCTGGTCACCCTCCCTGCCAGGTTCCGGCATGCCGACATGTACGCGAGGGTTCACGAGTTTCGGACTATCTTTATGCCTTGAAGTAGTCATTCTCGGCTCGTGGTATGAAACAGGGTGTTCGGAATGAGGATTGAAGGCGGTAATATTTGAGACTGATGGCCCCGCCAGAGCAGTGGATGTTGCCTCGGGGTCATTATCGTCCCTTGGAGAAGTTGCCTGTGGGCTTGGTGCAGAAGTTTGATAGGCTCTATCACTTGTTAGTC includes:
- a CDS encoding hypothetical protein (COG:G; EggNog:ENOG503NU3S) produces the protein MSSSEKGSIKDSKSSTKDVKEHGPEVVRSVDSDAASNGGGVDLAWKFLEQHRDNANDTGEYVDLAALRRRIDFRIVPLMFLCYTLQFLDKVILNYANVMGLQKDLNMGGNDFSNTATFLFVALLCFEIPNIWFLQAVPAAKWLGLNVILWGTATACGAAATNYQTLLVSRIFLGIFEATIAPSLMIISSMWYTKSESAPRFSFWYLGLGLGQIIGGLVSFGFQHMGPDARLSGWRTMFLTLGLVTVVVGSCVIIFLPDTPMQAKWMSDNEKVALLKHVSVNQTGVENRKFRGKEILEALTDPQVYLLLLAVILLSVSSGVVTTYSATLIRNLPGYDSKKAALMNTPSGVVSIFFTLLVGWGIRFQSHRWAWIIICILPAIVGGGLMSFLPKDNTNGILAGIYLVNAVVAPLAIFYNWTVANIAGATKRAFAAAIISGSFSLGNIIGPQTFQARDAPDYRPAKLAVMGTQAGCALVTFVLFLYYVWQNKKRNNRADNENEDAFMSPEVWTRMTDKENKGFRYSY
- a CDS encoding hypothetical protein (EggNog:ENOG503NZB8; COG:S), whose protein sequence is MVWVDNATPEVDAISQWRTIVTICAVLSFFSVVIVSARLWIRDKNHGLAADDWMSAISMVFGLLYSILCIVQTRYGLGLPIALRPKENLLPYSRSNFAGRPIYQMGISFFKVALLISYLRLFKGTNHLWYRRVVWIAMFFVVAGHLGCSLTLIFACNPVHKSWDPRVDGKCLAPGPSFTAYAIVTIISDVIVAIIPIPVLLQLKVSRGKKIGLIVIFLLGLFTTLCSVFRYMQIDNIQNGDGNSTMLIVWGVIEFNVGNMVSSLPFLAPIFLRKAKEYTSKYSGGSGNGYPSAGGSNGRKLGGGKSGSDAYKLSNISSGLGRKGTFISSKGHPGHSMGSEENILKDSPDGSIMKSVTYSVHVDESERRTQRGDRD
- a CDS encoding hypothetical protein (EggNog:ENOG503NUQZ; COG:C; COG:H), whose amino-acid sequence is MDSTNQKPILIVGSGISGLLLAQHLRKSSIPFRLYERDSDLDTRGLGWGLTLHWSLPAVRSLLPDDLVSRLPEAYVDRSAVEEGRPSTFPFYDLSTGELKASTPNADESQRIRVSRDKFRRLLATGLDIQFGKGATGKFETDEQDGSVRVHFEDGTVSEEGSLVVACDGGSSRLRQVLFPDSEKFKIPVRLMGVKVECTPGEIEPLRKLDPYFLQGAASENDTFVYFSTLDAPGNGTGRDTYTCQIVVSWPVRDNFFNSAAPITYPETNLDSIKLIKAFASTWAEPFRSLAMTIPEQTTEVKCLDLYDWPPPKDLRTTGKVVLMGDALHPMAMYRGEGANHAIIDVKEFVDTVIPHLDGSPTDMRVALDGYEDKAVARTRPAVLASRQACLDAHEWEKIGPASPLLSKRAMNVGFDEGTMKLIV